A section of the Halobacteriovorax sp. DA5 genome encodes:
- a CDS encoding PP2C family serine/threonine-protein phosphatase, producing the protein MREIQSFFARTHQGPYLNLNEDNTFINLKQKIFGIFDGFGGSGISDRNLESAKQSIDLYFSKLSGDPNATMPYFYSPQYVLETNALVNAMFIAHKNLLNINKSKPLNDKGGVSAALTMLSENILSIVSCGNCLVLMYRDGDLSLINTPDCVKQISISDNSHQKSTFPLVALGLYEDLSPKIWELNVEPNDRIIVLSDGVYGSLSLHDIKRIIQESTQDEVIQIDNLFDGANRRGNLDNQSAIIYSIV; encoded by the coding sequence ATGAGAGAAATTCAAAGCTTCTTTGCTAGAACACATCAAGGGCCATATCTTAATCTAAATGAGGATAATACCTTTATTAATCTTAAACAGAAAATTTTTGGTATATTTGATGGATTTGGAGGTTCTGGAATTTCTGATAGAAATCTAGAAAGTGCTAAGCAGTCAATTGATCTTTATTTCTCAAAGTTGTCTGGAGATCCGAATGCTACAATGCCTTACTTTTATTCACCTCAGTATGTACTAGAAACTAATGCTCTAGTGAATGCGATGTTTATTGCTCATAAAAACTTACTAAATATCAACAAGAGTAAACCTCTTAATGATAAAGGTGGGGTTTCTGCTGCTTTAACGATGCTTTCTGAAAATATTTTATCAATCGTTTCATGTGGTAATTGCTTGGTTCTTATGTACCGAGATGGGGATTTATCTCTAATTAATACACCTGATTGTGTTAAACAGATTTCAATTTCTGATAACTCGCACCAAAAAAGTACATTTCCTCTCGTTGCTTTGGGTCTTTATGAAGACTTATCCCCTAAAATTTGGGAGTTAAACGTAGAACCAAATGATCGTATTATTGTCTTAAGTGATGGTGTCTACGGAAGTTTAAGCCTTCATGATATTAAAAGAATTATTCAAGAATCAACTCAAGATGAAGTTATTCAGATTGATAATCTTTTTGACGGTGCAAATCGTCGAGGTAATCTAGATAATCAGTCAGCTATTATCTATTCAATCGTATAG